One stretch of Miscanthus floridulus cultivar M001 chromosome 18, ASM1932011v1, whole genome shotgun sequence DNA includes these proteins:
- the LOC136520804 gene encoding ruBisCO large subunit-binding protein subunit beta, chloroplastic-like: MASTFGATSTVGLMAAPTGKNVRLQRRTNFRVKAAKELYFNKDGSAIKKLQTGVNKLADLVGVTLGPKGRNVVLESKYGSPRIVNDGVTVAREVELEDPVENIGAKLVRQAAAKTNDLAGDGTTTSVVLAQGLIAEGVKVVAAGANPVQITRGIEKTAKALVEELRKLSKDVEGSELADVAAVSAGNNYEIGNMIAEAMSKVGRKGVVTLEEGRSSENFLYVVEGMQFDRGYISPYFVTDSEKMSAEYENCKLLLVDKKITNARDLINVLEEAIRGAYPILIIAEDIEQEALATLVVNKLRGSLKIAAIKAPGFGERKTQYLDDIAILTGATVIRDEVGLSLDKADKSVLGTAAKVVLTKESTTIVGDGSTQEEVTKRVAQIKNLIEAAEQEYEKEKLNERIAKLAGGVAVIQVGAQTETELKEKKLRVEDALNATKAAVEEGIVVGGGCTLLRLAAKVDAIKDTLENDEQKVGAEIVRRALSYPLKLIAKNAGVNGSVVTEKVLSNDNFKYGYNAATGQYEDLMAAGIIDPTKVVRCCLEHAASVAKTFLTSDVVVVDIKEPEAAPLANPMDNSGYGY; the protein is encoded by the exons ATGGCTTCGACATTCGGTGCCACTTCTACAGTTGGCCTTATGGCTGCTCCAACAGGGAAGAATGTGCGCCTTCAGAGGAGGACTAACTTCAGAGTAAAAGCAGCCAAGGAGCTGTACTTCAACAAGGATGGCTCAGCTATCAAGAAGCTCCAG ACTGGAGTCAATAAGCTTGCAGACCTAGTTGGAGTTACACTCGGACCAAAGGGAAGGAATGTCGTTTTGGAGAGCAAGTATGGCTCTCCTAGGATTGTTAACGATGGTGTTACAGTTGCAAGAGAG GTTGAGCTGGAGGACCCTGTGGAAAACATTGGAGCTAAATTGGTCAGGCAAGCTGCAGCTAAGACCAATGATCTAGCTGGAGATGGGACAACCACCTCCGTGGTCCTTGCTCAGGGACTGATTGCTGAGGGTGTTAAG GTTGTGGCAGCTGGTGCTAATCCTGTCCAGATTACTCGTGGTATCGAGAAAACAGCGAAAGCACTAGTTGAAGAACTACGTAAGTTGTCTAAGGATGTTGAAGGTAGCGAGCTTGCAGATGTTGCTGCAGTTAGTGCTGGCAACAACTATGAAATCGGTAACATGATAGCAGAGGCCATGAGCAAGGTTGGTCGGAAGGGTGTGGTTACCCTTGAAGAGGGGAGGAGTTCTGAGAACTTTCTCTATGTTGTGGAGGGAATGCAGTTTGACCGTGGTTATATCTCTCCGTACTTTGTAACAGACAGTGAGAAAATGTCTGCCGAGTACGAGAACTGCAAG CTGCTTTTGGTTGACAAGAAGATCACCAACGCAAGGGATCTTATCAACGTTTTGGAAGAAGCCATCAGAGGTGCATACCCAATCCTGATAATTGCTGAGGATATTGAGCAGGAGGCTCTTGCTACCCTTGTTGTCAACAAGCTTAGAGGATCTTTGAAGATTGCTGCCATCAAAGCTCCTGGTTTTGGAGAGCGCAAGACTCAGTACTTGGATGATATTGCCATCCTTACTGGAG CAACTGTAATCAGAGATGAAGTTGGGCTGTCACTTGACAAGGCTGACAAATCAGTCCTTGGAACAGCTGCAAAGGTTGTTCTTACCAAAGAGTCGACAACAATTGTTGGTGACGGCAGCACCCAGGAAGAAGTGACTAAAAGGGTTGCGCAGATTAAAAATCTGATTGAG GCAGCAGAACAAGAATACGAAAAGGAAAAACTCAATGAGAGGATAGCAAAGCTTGCTGGTGGTGTTGCTGTCATTCAG GTGGGAGCACAAACAGAAACTGAACTAAAAGAGAAGAAGTTGAGAGTTGAGGATGCGCTAAATGCAACTAAG GCTGCCGTCGAGGAAGGTATTGTTGTTGGTGGAGGGTGCACTCTTTTGCGGCTTGCAGCTAAAGTCGATGCCATCAAGGATACACTGGAGAACGATGAGCAGAAG GTTGGAGCTGAAATAGTAAGGAGGGCCCTGAGCTACCCACTTAAATTGATTGCTAAAAACGCTGGTGTCAATGGCAGTGTTGTCACTGAGAAG GTCCTTTCTAACGATAACTTCAAGTATGGTTACAATGCTGCTACTGGACAGTACGAGGACTTGATGGCTGCTGGTATCATTGACCCCACCAAG GTGGTGAGATGCTGCTTGGAGCACGCCGCGTCGGTAGCCAAGACCTTCCTGACATCAGATGTCGTGGTCGTCGACATCAAGGAGCCGGAGGCCGCGCCCCTCGCTAACCCAATGGACAACTCTG GCTATGGATACTGA